Proteins found in one Brachyspira murdochii DSM 12563 genomic segment:
- a CDS encoding cyclic nucleotide-binding domain-containing protein — MNNYKTSKFPKNYLIYEEGNYPKDVFYIITRGKAKSYSSNSKNYDREYDVGFIAGLMNLATNEPYFVTIETTEETEVIEMNLSDVKNLTNTDLIKKIYDYLNSTLETWLSKYYSNLVKNKLDLYYKESIFVIAEIYKKNELYDAAYKLYDEYIKEFDYTEDVESVKIELSKLEPMPPPKKFSDNIYLYMKGSCLYTELKPSNSLYIIMSGKIGVYNAINGNLLLREAYSKNYILDGYGPKSDYKPLLTSAIALETSYVKTLQKEEFLEMIIKDKQLRSYNIKMMSVKIINVLYKIRAIEEENITLKLFIIISTILKIEILFEESESILLYHTIDDMKNSVNNISENDILNNLRKIKSVEIVKDKYIKITNINNFFKEYHEYQKNNY; from the coding sequence ATGAATAATTATAAAACTTCAAAATTTCCAAAAAATTATTTAATCTATGAAGAAGGTAACTACCCTAAAGATGTATTTTATATAATAACCAGAGGAAAAGCTAAATCATATTCAAGCAATTCAAAAAATTATGACAGAGAATATGATGTAGGCTTTATTGCGGGGCTTATGAATTTAGCAACCAATGAGCCTTATTTTGTAACAATAGAAACAACTGAAGAAACAGAAGTAATAGAAATGAATCTCTCAGATGTTAAAAATTTGACAAATACAGATTTAATAAAAAAAATATATGATTATTTAAACTCTACACTTGAAACTTGGCTTTCTAAATATTATAGTAATTTGGTCAAAAACAAACTGGATTTGTATTATAAAGAAAGCATATTTGTTATAGCAGAAATATATAAAAAAAATGAACTTTATGATGCTGCTTATAAATTATATGATGAGTATATAAAGGAATTTGATTATACTGAAGATGTGGAAAGCGTAAAAATAGAATTATCAAAATTAGAACCTATGCCTCCGCCTAAAAAATTCAGCGATAATATATATTTATATATGAAAGGCAGCTGTCTTTATACTGAATTAAAACCAAGTAATTCTTTATACATAATAATGTCTGGAAAAATAGGTGTTTATAATGCTATTAACGGAAATCTTTTATTAAGAGAAGCATATAGCAAAAATTACATACTAGACGGATACGGTCCAAAGTCTGATTATAAACCTCTATTAACTTCAGCAATAGCATTAGAAACATCGTATGTAAAAACTTTACAAAAAGAAGAGTTTTTAGAAATGATTATTAAAGATAAGCAATTAAGATCATACAATATAAAAATGATGTCTGTAAAAATTATTAATGTATTATATAAAATAAGGGCAATAGAAGAAGAAAATATAACTTTAAAATTATTTATAATAATATCTACTATATTAAAAATAGAAATTTTATTTGAAGAATCAGAAAGCATACTGTTGTATCATACAATAGACGATATGAAAAACTCAGTGAATAATATATCTGAAAATGATATTCTTAATAATTTAAGAAAAATTAAATCTGTAGAAATTGTAAAAGATAAATACATAAAGATAACTAATATAAATAATTTTTTCAAAGAATATCACGAATATCAAAAAAATAATTATTGA
- a CDS encoding cyclic nucleotide-binding domain-containing protein, with translation MIDFNVVEFKKDSAVFVAGENSGDVFYIIKEGTIIDKNYVIENTNFEFTRGDIIGIVPAILSEPYYSTAIAVTDATLIEIHIKDIYNIEDSKIIESIYKHLIKFMEIWLGKYFHKLAETLNIENYRENNAFEIAEIYEKNSFKSAALYMYKKIIEMFPDRDHSEVNNKILSIERNEKIEAPLQINHNLFEYKSGSCIFSELESNTELYVIRDGKVGVYSVFDGRLITRIIFQSGNIIGYKPILGNKFLLTTCIVLEDTVLQIVNKEDFLKLASTNTKLQYHLVNIMARRIYNTVIKSYSISIKSRVGKFYNMIYSFAKTALLFDKNAEFLELPYTANDICAMVGIENADYIKSEMNKTKVILFSREGKIIIPNVQNFFNEYNMYRKRNSTSNIIE, from the coding sequence ATGATAGATTTTAATGTTGTTGAGTTTAAAAAAGACTCTGCTGTATTCGTGGCAGGGGAAAATTCAGGCGATGTGTTTTATATAATTAAAGAAGGAACTATAATAGATAAAAATTATGTCATAGAAAATACAAATTTTGAGTTTACAAGAGGTGATATAATAGGTATAGTTCCGGCTATATTATCAGAACCTTATTACTCTACTGCTATTGCTGTAACAGATGCAACATTAATAGAAATACATATAAAAGATATATATAATATCGAAGATAGCAAAATAATAGAAAGTATATATAAACACTTAATAAAATTTATGGAAATATGGCTTGGAAAATATTTTCATAAATTGGCAGAAACATTAAATATAGAAAATTACAGAGAAAATAATGCTTTTGAAATAGCAGAAATATATGAAAAAAATAGCTTTAAATCTGCAGCTCTTTATATGTATAAAAAAATAATAGAAATGTTCCCAGATAGAGATCATAGTGAAGTAAATAATAAAATATTATCGATAGAAAGAAATGAAAAAATAGAAGCTCCTTTACAAATAAACCATAATTTATTTGAATATAAGTCTGGAAGCTGTATATTCTCTGAATTAGAAAGCAACACTGAACTTTATGTAATAAGAGACGGAAAAGTAGGCGTATATAGCGTATTTGACGGAAGGCTCATAACAAGAATTATATTCCAAAGCGGAAATATCATAGGATACAAACCTATACTAGGCAACAAATTTCTTCTTACAACCTGCATAGTATTAGAAGATACTGTTTTACAGATAGTCAATAAAGAAGATTTTTTGAAACTCGCATCTACAAATACAAAACTACAGTATCATTTAGTAAACATTATGGCTAGAAGAATATACAATACAGTTATAAAAAGCTACAGCATAAGCATAAAAAGCAGAGTTGGTAAATTTTATAATATGATATATTCATTTGCAAAAACAGCATTATTGTTTGATAAAAATGCTGAATTTTTAGAACTTCCATATACAGCTAATGATATATGTGCTATGGTTGGAATTGAAAATGCAGATTATATAAAATCAGAAATGAATAAAACGAAAGTAATATTATTTTCAAGAGAAGGCAAAATAATTATTCCAAATGTACAGAACTTCTTTAATGAGTATAATATGTATAGAAAAAGAAACTCCACTTCAAATATAATAGAATGA
- a CDS encoding cyclic nucleotide-binding domain-containing protein, which produces MSKYDIIKFNKDDIIIKSGEKPSNYFYIITKGKTLCYNDFYKSYKYNSEKGSILGLVSSVIDEPYFSNIEVIEETEVIKIKTDSIININNEELLYKIYDYLYLVLETWLSKYYTILAKNKVDLYNKDDILTMIEIYKNNGYTDVVYKMAEKYLQIFPDNNDIDEIKKILNNIKPSEKPKHIGGTSFKFKKGYCLYSEIDPANHIYIITSGKIGIYSILNKKQIIRSVYSNGYIINGYPPSLEYKPLLTTAVILEDAVIEIISKKDLVKMIDKDRALRMDFIKMAAMKVYNAVLKIKSINTKELNKKLIIIIYSIIKMETLFCKDMKTLKLLYKIDDIKNMLNINNSDKDIYSQLQNIKYIEIDNLKNIKVSDVINYIKKYKNYIF; this is translated from the coding sequence ATGTCTAAATATGATATCATCAAATTTAATAAAGATGATATTATTATAAAGTCTGGGGAAAAACCCTCAAATTATTTTTATATAATTACTAAAGGTAAAACCTTATGTTATAATGATTTTTATAAATCTTATAAATATAACAGCGAAAAAGGAAGTATTTTAGGACTAGTCTCTTCTGTTATAGATGAACCGTATTTTTCCAATATAGAAGTAATAGAGGAAACAGAAGTTATAAAAATAAAAACAGACAGTATAATTAATATCAATAATGAAGAATTATTATATAAAATATATGATTATCTCTATCTCGTTTTAGAAACTTGGCTTAGCAAATATTATACAATTCTAGCTAAAAATAAAGTGGATTTGTATAATAAAGATGACATTTTGACTATGATAGAAATTTACAAAAATAATGGTTATACAGATGTTGTTTATAAAATGGCTGAAAAATATTTGCAGATATTTCCTGATAATAATGACATAGACGAGATAAAAAAAATATTAAATAATATAAAACCATCTGAAAAACCTAAACATATAGGAGGAACATCTTTTAAATTTAAAAAAGGATACTGCTTATATTCAGAAATTGATCCTGCAAACCATATCTACATAATTACATCAGGTAAAATTGGTATCTATAGTATATTAAATAAAAAACAAATTATTAGAAGTGTTTATTCAAACGGATATATTATCAATGGATATCCGCCATCTCTTGAATATAAGCCTCTCTTAACTACTGCTGTAATTCTTGAAGATGCTGTCATCGAGATTATAAGCAAAAAAGATTTGGTAAAGATGATAGACAAAGATAGGGCATTGAGAATGGATTTTATAAAAATGGCTGCTATGAAAGTTTATAATGCTGTATTAAAAATTAAATCTATCAATACAAAAGAATTAAATAAAAAACTAATAATTATTATTTATTCTATAATAAAAATGGAAACATTATTTTGCAAAGATATGAAAACATTAAAATTATTATATAAAATAGATGATATAAAAAATATGCTTAATATAAATAATTCTGATAAAGATATATATTCACAATTACAAAATATAAAATATATAGAAATAGACAATTTAAAAAACATAAAAGTATCAGATGTTATAAATTATATAAAAAAATACAAAAATTATATATTTTAG
- a CDS encoding cyclic nucleotide-binding domain-containing protein has product MDKYKLVKYTKGTVIFRNGEEAKDYFYIISRGKILSCNTFCDNFTIKYNEGGIIGIIQSVTGEPYYSTSETAEDCELWQIKTENINRLNNKHLINKISNYLSFILERWLSKYYSIITKNKIDLYNKDDILTMASIYKEGGFIDASYKLCKAYLNSFKENINIDKVNNFIKSLTPAKKPEYIKKNLLKITKGYCLYSELEISNYIYYIKSGKLGVYNIINGKYITRAVYTSGYIINGYSPVLEYKPLLTTVIALEDSVIEIINQDELIKNLYSNAELRIKFIKMISIKIISTVLKIKAVKKENIRHKFILIIYSILKIETLFSMPEYLKLLYKIDDIKNMLNLDIENEIIYSELKKIKYIELDSLNSIIVIDIVNYFKEYEDYTK; this is encoded by the coding sequence ATGGATAAATACAAATTAGTAAAATATACAAAAGGAACCGTTATATTTAGAAACGGAGAAGAAGCAAAAGATTATTTCTATATAATATCTAGAGGAAAAATATTATCCTGCAATACTTTTTGTGATAATTTTACAATAAAATATAATGAAGGCGGAATTATAGGTATAATTCAATCTGTAACAGGAGAGCCTTACTATTCTACATCTGAAACAGCAGAAGATTGTGAATTGTGGCAAATAAAAACAGAAAATATTAATAGGTTAAATAATAAACATTTAATAAATAAAATATCAAATTATCTATCTTTTATATTGGAAAGGTGGCTTAGCAAATACTATTCGATAATTACTAAAAATAAAATAGATCTTTATAACAAAGATGATATATTAACTATGGCAAGCATTTATAAAGAAGGCGGATTTATAGATGCAAGCTATAAACTTTGCAAAGCATATTTAAATTCATTTAAAGAAAATATCAATATTGATAAAGTGAACAATTTTATAAAATCTTTAACTCCAGCTAAAAAACCTGAATACATCAAAAAAAATTTATTAAAAATAACAAAAGGATACTGTCTATACAGTGAATTAGAAATCAGTAATTACATATATTATATAAAATCTGGAAAGTTAGGAGTATACAATATAATTAATGGTAAATATATCACAAGAGCTGTATATACATCAGGATATATTATAAACGGATATAGTCCCGTATTGGAGTATAAGCCGCTCCTCACAACTGTAATAGCTTTAGAGGATTCTGTCATAGAAATTATAAATCAAGATGAACTTATAAAGAACCTATATAGTAATGCAGAGCTTAGAATTAAATTTATAAAAATGATTTCAATAAAAATTATAAGTACAGTATTAAAAATTAAGGCTGTAAAAAAAGAAAATATAAGACATAAATTCATATTAATTATATACTCTATATTAAAAATAGAAACATTATTTTCTATGCCTGAATATTTAAAACTATTATATAAAATAGATGATATAAAAAATATGCTTAACTTAGATATAGAAAATGAAATAATATATTCTGAATTAAAAAAAATTAAATATATAGAATTAGATTCTTTAAACAGCATCATAGTAATAGATATAGTAAATTATTTTAAAGAATATGAAGATTATACAAAATAA
- the trxA gene encoding thioredoxin TrxA: MEELNKDNFDEKVINSKDLCLVDYFGDTCEPCKALMPHVHELAKEYEGKVPFYSFNTSKARRLAIREKILGLPTIAVYKDGAKVKEVTKEEATIENIKAMVDSML, encoded by the coding sequence ATGGAAGAATTAAATAAAGATAATTTTGATGAAAAAGTTATTAATTCAAAGGATTTATGTTTAGTAGACTATTTTGGCGATACTTGCGAACCTTGTAAAGCATTAATGCCTCATGTTCATGAATTAGCTAAAGAATATGAAGGAAAAGTTCCATTCTATTCTTTTAATACTTCTAAAGCTAGAAGATTAGCTATTCGTGAAAAAATATTAGGTCTTCCTACAATAGCTGTTTATAAAGATGGTGCTAAAGTTAAAGAAGTTACTAAAGAAGAAGCTACTATAGAAAATATTAAAGCTATGGTAGACAGTATGCTATAA
- a CDS encoding glycoside hydrolase family 10 protein: protein MKKIIILISLTILLITSCQTVNIAVPYKLRTMLIKNMEEDRSLNPLYREFRAAWFSTVANIDWPIKGGSENEQKKLIIKHLNTLYENNFNAVFVQVKPDAGVIFPSKINPTTRYFFGTASSDEKDEYPFKTDMLKFIIDEAHKRNLEVHAWFNPYRMSLTYDTNKTYEEQFSKKNFIHTYVSNNLKPIHWYDNRIYLDPGEPISSKYIIDSVIEVVENYDVDGIHFDDYFYQNAAGGKTYKDWPDRISAEKYGEKSGYDINNTSYDDYGVNGLYAWRRDNINRLVSDLYKEIKSRKPYVKWTISPAGVWRNNTKLSEYIGSKYGSATQSYNPNFDALHADVLLWLLNGEKTSSLENASDKDGLNRMYIDAVIPQVYWSSYHKTAPFDTIVKWWVNEYKKARATNTADLYIGHALYKMGRETNTEPWQNIELISEQIDYIRKIGINSIKGSSFFTMHSMYKKDRDSGDFGNLALKYIKENNYIFKAIVPTMNTMKNMSEAPIKLENPSIKKVFGGIEISFTDPNEYKTDKYGHVLPSISSYYVIYRETVGESGIELIDKIRRTNFNTNSKIVYKDKTATSKKTYIYYITALDRIHNESEYLKIIND from the coding sequence ATGAAAAAAATCATTATATTAATATCCCTTACAATATTATTAATAACTTCATGTCAAACTGTAAATATTGCAGTGCCATATAAATTAAGAACAATGCTTATAAAAAATATGGAAGAAGACAGAAGCCTAAATCCATTATACAGAGAGTTCAGAGCGGCATGGTTTTCTACTGTTGCTAATATAGATTGGCCTATAAAGGGCGGAAGCGAAAATGAACAGAAAAAACTTATTATAAAACATTTAAATACATTATATGAAAATAATTTTAATGCTGTATTTGTGCAGGTAAAACCAGATGCTGGTGTAATATTTCCATCAAAGATTAATCCTACAACAAGATATTTTTTTGGTACAGCTTCAAGCGATGAAAAAGACGAATACCCTTTCAAAACTGATATGCTTAAGTTTATAATAGATGAGGCACATAAAAGAAATTTAGAAGTTCATGCATGGTTTAATCCATATAGAATGTCTTTAACTTATGATACAAACAAAACTTATGAAGAACAATTTTCTAAAAAGAACTTTATTCATACATATGTATCTAATAATCTTAAGCCTATACATTGGTATGATAACAGAATATATTTAGATCCCGGTGAGCCTATAAGTTCAAAATATATAATAGATTCTGTTATTGAAGTAGTTGAGAATTATGATGTTGACGGCATACACTTTGACGATTATTTTTATCAAAATGCTGCAGGAGGTAAAACATATAAGGATTGGCCTGATAGAATAAGTGCAGAAAAATACGGTGAAAAAAGCGGATACGATATTAATAATACATCTTATGATGATTATGGTGTAAATGGGCTTTATGCTTGGAGAAGAGATAATATAAACAGACTTGTAAGTGATTTATACAAAGAAATAAAATCAAGAAAGCCTTATGTAAAATGGACTATATCCCCCGCAGGAGTTTGGAGAAATAATACAAAGCTTTCTGAATATATAGGAAGCAAATATGGAAGTGCTACACAATCATATAATCCTAATTTTGATGCTCTGCATGCTGATGTTTTATTGTGGCTTCTTAACGGAGAAAAGACATCTTCATTAGAAAATGCTTCAGATAAAGACGGTTTAAACAGAATGTATATTGATGCTGTAATACCGCAAGTGTATTGGAGTTCTTATCATAAAACAGCACCTTTTGATACTATAGTAAAATGGTGGGTTAATGAATATAAAAAAGCAAGAGCAACAAATACTGCTGATTTATATATAGGTCATGCACTATATAAAATGGGAAGAGAAACTAATACCGAACCTTGGCAGAATATAGAACTTATCTCTGAACAAATAGATTATATAAGAAAAATAGGAATAAACTCTATAAAAGGCTCATCTTTTTTTACTATGCATAGTATGTATAAAAAAGATAGAGACAGCGGAGATTTTGGAAACTTAGCATTAAAATATATAAAAGAAAATAATTATATATTCAAAGCAATAGTACCTACTATGAATACAATGAAAAATATGAGTGAAGCTCCTATTAAATTAGAAAATCCTTCTATAAAAAAGGTTTTCGGAGGCATAGAAATATCATTTACAGACCCTAACGAATACAAAACTGATAAATACGGACATGTATTACCTTCTATATCATCATATTATGTTATATACAGAGAAACTGTAGGTGAAAGCGGTATAGAATTGATAGACAAAATAAGAAGAACAAATTTTAATACCAACTCTAAAATAGTATATAAAGATAAAACTGCAACATCAAAAAAGACTTACATATATTACATTACAGCACTTGACAGAATACATAATGAAAGTGAATATTTAAAAATAATAAATGATTAA
- a CDS encoding HsdM family class I SAM-dependent methyltransferase has product MQEEYTKESFDYLKNTDIEKRKRLGQYFTPKSIRELLLKKLISISDKKDNVKILDPACGSGEFILSFKEYFNNPHLYGFEIDESLVSISKKLINNADIKCIDTLKIDIEKSIKYDYVIGNPPYFEFKPDKETKKKYSDIISGRVNIFSIFIKLGLELLEDGGYLAYVVPPSMNNGAFFSKLREYIINNSSVEYLHIVEGSDNFYMANQKVMLLILKKTNSHKNKKYIFSKNGITIFTEDKTFLNNAYKNTVSLKDIGYAVKTGSIAWNKYKKNLTEDKNNSIPLIYSSNIVNGKIVIPNKRKLQYIKNISKELIIKNNVIAVNRITGSHKNINIKSAIVKEKEFVCENHVNVIYPLKNYDKTYSLEYIYNALNDETNIKVLSLITGNTQVSKTELERLLPIKIIN; this is encoded by the coding sequence ATGCAGGAAGAGTATACAAAAGAAAGTTTTGATTATCTTAAAAATACTGATATAGAAAAAAGAAAAAGACTAGGGCAGTACTTTACGCCTAAAAGTATAAGAGAGCTTCTTTTAAAAAAATTAATATCCATTTCAGATAAAAAAGACAATGTGAAAATATTAGACCCTGCATGCGGAAGCGGGGAATTTATCTTATCTTTCAAAGAATATTTTAATAATCCTCATCTCTATGGATTTGAGATTGATGAGAGTTTAGTTTCTATTTCAAAAAAGTTAATAAATAATGCTGATATAAAATGTATTGATACTTTGAAAATAGATATAGAAAAATCTATTAAATATGATTATGTTATAGGCAATCCTCCTTACTTTGAGTTTAAGCCAGATAAAGAAACGAAGAAAAAATATTCTGATATAATAAGCGGAAGAGTTAATATATTTTCTATATTTATAAAACTAGGTTTAGAGCTTTTAGAAGACGGCGGATATTTAGCTTATGTTGTTCCTCCTTCTATGAATAATGGAGCTTTTTTTAGTAAATTGAGAGAGTATATAATTAATAACAGCAGTGTTGAATACTTGCATATTGTAGAGGGTTCTGATAATTTTTATATGGCAAATCAAAAAGTTATGCTTTTAATACTAAAAAAAACTAATAGTCATAAAAATAAAAAATATATATTTTCAAAAAATGGTATTACGATATTTACAGAAGATAAAACTTTTTTAAACAATGCTTACAAAAATACTGTCAGCTTAAAAGATATAGGATATGCTGTAAAAACAGGAAGCATTGCTTGGAATAAATACAAAAAAAATCTTACAGAAGATAAAAATAATTCTATCCCTTTAATATATTCATCAAATATAGTTAATGGAAAAATAGTTATACCAAATAAAAGAAAACTTCAGTATATAAAAAATATTTCTAAAGAGTTGATAATAAAAAATAATGTTATAGCAGTTAATAGAATAACAGGCTCACACAAAAACATCAATATAAAATCGGCAATAGTAAAAGAAAAAGAGTTTGTATGTGAGAATCATGTTAATGTTATATATCCTTTGAAGAATTATGATAAAACCTATTCATTAGAGTATATTTATAATGCTTTAAATGATGAAACTAATATAAAAGTATTAAGTCTTATAACGGGAAACACTCAGGTATCAAAAACAGAATTAGAAAGGCTTCTTCCAATAAAGATTATAAATTAA
- a CDS encoding immunity 51 family protein, giving the protein MKNDFEKQIEPFFFVEHENSASLCLNVGEYKAEIFEERADEGFEGGGYDWQSLAIVFLEEKVPELKGIIDFDSEASMFCAYSSNIEALKKFALLFKEACEDDKLIRDLFSRAELD; this is encoded by the coding sequence ATGAAAAATGATTTTGAAAAACAAATAGAACCATTCTTTTTTGTAGAACATGAAAATAGTGCCTCTCTTTGTTTAAATGTTGGAGAATATAAAGCAGAAATATTTGAAGAAAGAGCAGATGAAGGTTTTGAAGGCGGAGGCTATGATTGGCAGTCTTTGGCTATAGTGTTTTTGGAAGAAAAAGTTCCTGAGCTAAAAGGCATTATAGATTTTGATTCTGAAGCAAGTATGTTCTGTGCTTACAGCAGTAATATTGAAGCATTAAAGAAATTTGCTTTATTATTTAAAGAAGCATGCGAAGATGATAAACTTATAAGAGATTTATTTTCTAGGGCTGAACTTGATTAA
- a CDS encoding cyclic nucleotide-binding domain-containing protein: MEQYNKVKFKKSDIIFKDGEEPEKYFYIIVKGKAAAYNKFYETHINYYKEGDIIGLISAITGEPYYSTVEVIEDVELLHIKVENLTKIDNYNLIDKISNYFSYILESWLSKYYTMITKNKADLYNKEDILTMANIYNDNNFSDAAYKICSSCIRLFEDDSHINSAKKLMLHTKPADKPQKIRENIYKVKKGYCIYSELEPSSNIYIIKSGKIGIYSIVNSKQTVRLIYPSGYIINCYRPVLEYKALFTTAIVLEDSIIEVLKKENLMNIINTDTEFKANYIKITATKINSAILKIKAINTKELNIKLMILIYSILKIETLFNKTKYVNLPYKIEDLKNMLNIEYSNKEICTALNKIKYLELDSFNAIRISNFQSYFEEYKKYTV, translated from the coding sequence ATGGAACAGTATAATAAAGTAAAATTTAAAAAATCAGATATCATATTTAAAGACGGAGAAGAACCTGAAAAATATTTCTATATAATAGTTAAAGGAAAAGCTGCTGCATATAATAAATTTTATGAGACACATATAAATTATTATAAAGAAGGAGATATAATAGGTTTAATCTCAGCAATAACAGGCGAACCATACTACTCAACAGTTGAAGTAATAGAAGATGTAGAACTTTTACATATAAAAGTGGAAAATCTTACCAAAATAGATAATTATAATTTAATAGATAAAATTTCAAATTATTTTTCTTATATATTAGAAAGCTGGCTAAGCAAATATTATACTATGATAACCAAAAATAAAGCAGACTTATATAATAAAGAAGATATATTAACTATGGCAAATATCTATAATGATAATAATTTTTCAGATGCCGCGTATAAAATATGTTCAAGCTGTATAAGACTATTTGAAGATGATTCTCATATAAATAGTGCTAAAAAATTAATGCTGCATACAAAACCTGCAGATAAGCCGCAAAAAATAAGAGAAAATATTTATAAAGTAAAAAAAGGATACTGTATATATTCTGAACTTGAACCAAGCAGTAATATATATATTATTAAATCTGGTAAAATAGGAATATACAGCATAGTAAATTCAAAACAAACTGTAAGACTGATTTATCCCTCCGGCTATATCATAAACTGCTACAGACCTGTTTTGGAATATAAAGCACTATTCACAACAGCTATAGTACTTGAAGATTCTATAATAGAAGTTTTAAAAAAAGAAAACTTAATGAACATAATAAATACAGATACAGAGTTCAAAGCTAATTATATAAAAATTACAGCGACAAAAATCAACAGTGCTATTTTAAAAATTAAAGCTATCAACACAAAAGAATTGAATATAAAATTAATGATATTAATATACTCCATTCTAAAAATAGAAACACTATTTAATAAAACCAAATATGTTAATCTCCCTTATAAAATAGAAGATTTAAAGAACATGCTGAATATAGAATATAGCAATAAGGAAATATGCACGGCACTCAATAAAATAAAATATTTGGAGCTTGATTCTTTTAATGCTATAAGAATATCTAATTTTCAAAGTTATTTTGAAGAATACAAAAAATATACGGTTTAA